A region from the Alnus glutinosa chromosome 5, dhAlnGlut1.1, whole genome shotgun sequence genome encodes:
- the LOC133868137 gene encoding myb family transcription factor PHL7 isoform X1, translating to MYQPKGVHSSSLARNNSLAHGHHLDCVASTMDPNGGNNLDNPSLASKQRLRWTHELHERFVDAVAQLGGPDRATPKGVLRVMGVQGLTIYHVKSHLQKYRLAKYLPDSSSDGKKADKKETGDMLSNLDGSSGMQITEALKLQMEVQKRLHEQLEVQRQLQLRIEAQGKYLKKIIEEQQRLSGVLSETSGSGAPGPVSGDNCPDSDNKTDPATPAPTSEAPLQDKAAKERAPASLSIDESFSSHHEPLTPDSGCHVSSPTESPRGERSMKKQRLIMGGAYSKPEMVLPHQILESSLSSSYQQQAHAVFLSREQFEPSSGISIGNEDHMEKVAGSDL from the exons ATGTATCAGCCAAAGGGTGTTCATAGTTCAAGCTTAGCCCGAAACAACTCTTTAGCTCATGGTCACCATTTAGATTGTGTTGCCAGCACGATGGACCCAAATGGAGGGAACAATCTCGACAACCCTAGCCTTGCCTCGAAGCAACGCTTGCGTTGGACACATGAGCTTCACGAACGTTTTGTTGATGCGGTGGCACAACTTGGTGGGCCAGACA GGGCTACACCCAAAGGCGTCCTCAGAGTAATGGGTGTTCAAGGTCTAACAATATACCATGTCAAAAGCCATTTACAG AAATACAGGCTTGCAAAATACCTCCCCGACTCCTCATCAGATG GTAAAAAAGCTGATAAGAAAGAAACCGGAGATATGCTTTCAAATTTGGATGGTTCATC TGGGATGCAAATTACTGAAGCCCTCAAGCTGCAGATGGAGGTGCAGAAACGACTTCATGAGCAATTAGAG GTTCAGAGACAGCTGCAGTTACGGATAGAGGCCCAGGGCAAGTATTTGAAGAAGATAATCGAGGAGCAACAACGACTTAGTGGAGTTCTTTCAGAGACATCTGGTTCTGGGGCCCCAGGTCCAGTATCAGGTGACAATTGCCCTGATTCTGACAACAAGACTGACCCGGCAACTCCTGCCCCAACCTCTGAGGCCCCCCTTCAAGACAAGGCTGCCAAGGAACGTGCCCCAGCCAGCCTTTCCATTGATGAATCTTTCTCATCTCACCATGAACCTTTGACGCCAGATTCTGGTTGCCATGTCAGTTCCCCAACAGAGAGTCCCAGAGGTGAAAGGTCAATGAAGAAGCAAAGACTCATTATGGGTGGAGCTTACTCTAAACCAGAAATGGTGCTTCCTCATCAGATACTTGAGTCAAGCTTAAGCTCCTCTTACCAGCAGCAAGCACACGCCGTTTTCCTGTCTAGAGAGCAGTTTGAACCTTCATCAGGAATATCAATTGGGAATGAAGATCACATGGAAAAGGTTGCAGGCAGTGATCTATGA
- the LOC133868137 gene encoding myb family transcription factor PHL7 isoform X2, producing MYQPKGVHSSSLARNNSLAHGHHLDCVASTMDPNGGNNLDNPSLASKQRLRWTHELHERFVDAVAQLGGPDRATPKGVLRVMGVQGLTIYHVKSHLQKYRLAKYLPDSSSDADKKETGDMLSNLDGSSGMQITEALKLQMEVQKRLHEQLEVQRQLQLRIEAQGKYLKKIIEEQQRLSGVLSETSGSGAPGPVSGDNCPDSDNKTDPATPAPTSEAPLQDKAAKERAPASLSIDESFSSHHEPLTPDSGCHVSSPTESPRGERSMKKQRLIMGGAYSKPEMVLPHQILESSLSSSYQQQAHAVFLSREQFEPSSGISIGNEDHMEKVAGSDL from the exons ATGTATCAGCCAAAGGGTGTTCATAGTTCAAGCTTAGCCCGAAACAACTCTTTAGCTCATGGTCACCATTTAGATTGTGTTGCCAGCACGATGGACCCAAATGGAGGGAACAATCTCGACAACCCTAGCCTTGCCTCGAAGCAACGCTTGCGTTGGACACATGAGCTTCACGAACGTTTTGTTGATGCGGTGGCACAACTTGGTGGGCCAGACA GGGCTACACCCAAAGGCGTCCTCAGAGTAATGGGTGTTCAAGGTCTAACAATATACCATGTCAAAAGCCATTTACAG AAATACAGGCTTGCAAAATACCTCCCCGACTCCTCATCAGATG CTGATAAGAAAGAAACCGGAGATATGCTTTCAAATTTGGATGGTTCATC TGGGATGCAAATTACTGAAGCCCTCAAGCTGCAGATGGAGGTGCAGAAACGACTTCATGAGCAATTAGAG GTTCAGAGACAGCTGCAGTTACGGATAGAGGCCCAGGGCAAGTATTTGAAGAAGATAATCGAGGAGCAACAACGACTTAGTGGAGTTCTTTCAGAGACATCTGGTTCTGGGGCCCCAGGTCCAGTATCAGGTGACAATTGCCCTGATTCTGACAACAAGACTGACCCGGCAACTCCTGCCCCAACCTCTGAGGCCCCCCTTCAAGACAAGGCTGCCAAGGAACGTGCCCCAGCCAGCCTTTCCATTGATGAATCTTTCTCATCTCACCATGAACCTTTGACGCCAGATTCTGGTTGCCATGTCAGTTCCCCAACAGAGAGTCCCAGAGGTGAAAGGTCAATGAAGAAGCAAAGACTCATTATGGGTGGAGCTTACTCTAAACCAGAAATGGTGCTTCCTCATCAGATACTTGAGTCAAGCTTAAGCTCCTCTTACCAGCAGCAAGCACACGCCGTTTTCCTGTCTAGAGAGCAGTTTGAACCTTCATCAGGAATATCAATTGGGAATGAAGATCACATGGAAAAGGTTGCAGGCAGTGATCTATGA